A stretch of the Candidatus Jettenia sp. AMX2 genome encodes the following:
- the hflC gene encoding protease modulator HflC — protein MNTKTISPIPIILVIAAVLILVASSLFTVDEREQAIITQFGEYVRTVDQPGLHAKMPWIQTVHRYERRILQVDLSATEYLTADRKRVLLDHVSFWRISDPLTFYRAVRTEASARLRLDEIVTGRLRREVAAHKFLDLIRVEREEIMNIVSQEVHNQAKDLGIEVVHTRIKRVDLPREVQASVFARMDAERARVASLYRAEGAERAQIIRATADREREIIIARAYETSQTIRGEGDAAATAIYAEAYQVDEDFFAFWRRLQTYERILGKNNTTLVISSGADLLRYLRGSTITPRTGSQPTVK, from the coding sequence ATGAACACCAAAACAATCTCTCCCATCCCAATTATTTTGGTAATTGCGGCTGTATTGATTCTTGTGGCCAGTTCCCTGTTCACTGTCGATGAAAGGGAACAGGCTATCATTACCCAATTTGGCGAGTATGTTCGTACCGTGGACCAACCGGGCCTTCATGCCAAAATGCCATGGATACAAACCGTTCACCGTTATGAACGGCGCATACTTCAGGTAGACCTGAGCGCAACAGAGTATCTGACAGCAGACCGCAAACGGGTGCTTCTCGATCACGTCTCTTTCTGGCGCATCAGCGACCCGCTTACTTTCTATCGTGCGGTGCGGACAGAGGCATCTGCACGCCTGCGTTTGGATGAAATAGTCACAGGCAGGCTGAGACGCGAAGTTGCAGCGCACAAGTTTTTGGATCTGATCCGTGTCGAACGTGAAGAAATAATGAACATCGTTTCCCAGGAAGTACACAATCAGGCAAAAGACCTCGGCATCGAGGTTGTTCACACCCGCATCAAGCGGGTCGACCTGCCACGGGAGGTTCAGGCAAGTGTATTTGCTCGCATGGATGCCGAACGGGCCCGAGTCGCTTCCCTGTACCGTGCCGAAGGGGCAGAACGGGCACAAATAATACGCGCAACGGCTGACCGGGAGAGGGAAATTATCATCGCACGGGCTTACGAAACAAGCCAAACCATACGGGGTGAAGGCGATGCCGCGGCAACGGCAATCTATGCTGAAGCATATCAGGTTGATGAAGATTTTTTTGCTTTCTGGCGAAGGTTGCAAACCTATGAAAGGATTCTGGGAAAGAATAATACCACCCTGGTAATAAGTTCCGGCGCAGACCTGCTGCGTTATCTGAGAGGCAGTACCATAACGCCCCGGACCGGCAGTCAACCAACGGTAAAATAG
- the hflK gene encoding FtsH protease activity modulator HflK has product MDQWQHGREGNNPQPWKDAEEIFRRFLQQPKRWMFVFLAVIIAVWLVFGIYTVGPGEVGVVRLFGREVTQTSSGLRYRLPWPIQSVSIVDVSTIRSAEIGYRTVRAGKRSVPNEALMLTGDENIVEINLFVQYLVKDPSQFLFRARDPEEILKTAAEISLRGVVGQHPIDYTMTEGRADVELAVHSTLQQLLDWYETGLLVREARLLVVDPPQQVIDAFHEVVRALEDRERLVQEARAYEADIVPRARGEAARMLASAEAYRERRTLEAAGDVAEFSQVFKEYDKARNVTRERLYLEMIDRTLSGLNMMVIDEELGGQTLPLLPLDQLLGKGGSL; this is encoded by the coding sequence ATGGATCAATGGCAACATGGCCGGGAGGGAAACAACCCTCAACCTTGGAAAGACGCAGAAGAAATATTCCGGCGCTTCCTGCAGCAGCCGAAACGGTGGATGTTTGTTTTTCTTGCGGTAATTATTGCAGTGTGGCTTGTTTTTGGCATTTACACGGTGGGACCTGGTGAAGTAGGCGTTGTACGTCTGTTCGGCAGGGAAGTAACGCAAACGAGCTCAGGCCTGCGTTATCGCCTGCCCTGGCCTATACAATCAGTATCGATAGTGGATGTTTCAACCATCCGGTCAGCCGAGATTGGTTACCGTACCGTTCGGGCAGGCAAGAGGAGTGTTCCCAACGAAGCACTCATGCTTACTGGTGATGAAAACATTGTCGAAATCAATCTCTTTGTACAATATCTGGTAAAGGACCCTTCCCAGTTTCTCTTTCGCGCCCGTGATCCTGAAGAAATTTTGAAAACGGCTGCCGAGATATCTTTACGCGGTGTGGTGGGACAGCACCCAATAGACTACACGATGACGGAAGGGCGCGCTGATGTGGAACTAGCAGTACATTCCACCCTTCAGCAACTGCTGGACTGGTATGAAACGGGACTGCTGGTACGTGAAGCACGCTTACTGGTTGTTGATCCGCCACAACAGGTAATTGACGCATTCCACGAAGTAGTCCGGGCCCTTGAGGACAGGGAACGGCTGGTGCAGGAAGCCCGTGCTTACGAGGCAGATATAGTGCCGCGCGCCCGCGGCGAGGCCGCGCGGATGCTGGCATCAGCAGAGGCTTACAGGGAACGGCGTACACTGGAAGCCGCCGGTGATGTTGCAGAATTCTCCCAGGTATTTAAAGAATATGACAAGGCCCGTAACGTAACCAGGGAAAGGCTTTATCTGGAAATGATTGACCGGACGCTATCCGGACTGAACATGATGGTCATTGATGAAGAATTGGGGGGACAAACCCTGCCCCTGCTCCCCCTTGACCAGTTATTAGGCAAGGGAGGTTCGTTATGA
- a CDS encoding DUF488 domain-containing protein, whose product MDIHAKRVYEPAEPHDGFRVLVDGVWPRGMTKERLHADLWLKDVAPSTALRNWFHHDRSKWDTFRNRYFMELDAKPQAVKRLLAEAREGRLTLLFSARDEECNQAVALREYLLSQCSI is encoded by the coding sequence ATGGATATTCATGCGAAACGTGTTTACGAACCGGCTGAACCTCACGATGGTTTTCGTGTGCTTGTAGACGGGGTATGGCCGCGCGGAATGACAAAGGAGCGCCTGCATGCTGATTTGTGGTTAAAAGACGTGGCGCCGAGCACGGCTTTGCGAAACTGGTTTCATCACGACAGATCAAAATGGGATACGTTCAGGAACCGTTATTTTATGGAGCTTGATGCTAAACCACAAGCCGTGAAGAGGCTCCTTGCTGAAGCCAGGGAAGGGCGGCTGACGTTGTTATTCTCGGCTCGCGATGAGGAATGCAATCAGGCGGTTGCGCTGAGAGAATATCTGCTTTCGCAATGCAGTATTTAA
- a CDS encoding GGDEF domain-containing protein, protein MQGLLDEYRRHRCPFAVAVFDIDHFKLFNDTHGHLAGDTVLQQFTLILQEGCRDSDVVARYGSEEFIVVLIGTALAPAMHVARRIVAVTRLHSFHFKGQNVHITVSSGVVDATEVPGDMLSADEALIDKSDQRLYRAKNEGRDRVVAWDCIE, encoded by the coding sequence TTGCAGGGCCTGCTTGATGAGTACCGGCGCCACCGCTGTCCGTTTGCGGTTGCGGTATTTGACATCGATCATTTTAAGCTTTTTAACGATACTCATGGTCACCTCGCCGGCGACACCGTTCTGCAACAGTTTACACTAATCCTTCAGGAAGGCTGCCGTGATTCTGATGTGGTTGCACGATATGGTAGCGAGGAATTTATTGTGGTACTGATTGGTACCGCATTGGCGCCGGCTATGCATGTTGCCCGGCGCATTGTGGCGGTGACACGTCTTCATTCCTTCCATTTTAAAGGACAGAATGTTCATATTACGGTCAGCAGTGGTGTCGTTGATGCTACCGAAGTGCCCGGAGATATGCTATCCGCCGACGAGGCGCTTATTGATAAGTCCGACCAAAGGCTGTACCGTGCCAAAAATGAGGGTCGTGACAGGGTGGTGGCCTGGGATTGTATAGAGTAA
- a CDS encoding FAD-dependent oxidoreductase: MPPLTHPAKPVSIHLPPRSATVAAETDVLVIGGGMAGLGAALGAVAAGARVVLAERYGFLGGHATAGLVMPFASCYTEHPIHEKRGSVTLFPTDHGSGVPVVAGVFMIFLEQLVKAGGAVPPSPETGYTVPFDPEIFKSVAMNMLDEAGVHFLFHALASDIIHNQEKRGVVFETKSGPIIITAHVVIDCTGDGDVAAKAGARYEIGRIQDGLTQPATLMFRIVGFEQEAFKAYVRDHPDQWYGVHGLWSLIQKASDAGELELPREDILFFGTPHEREIGVNCTRITQMLGIDVWDLTHAEREGRRQMHQIFQFLQRYVPGFEKAYIVQSGVNVGIRETRRILGEYQLTVDDVLQVRIFDDVIARCAYPIDIHNPKGKGTEFRKLPAGKAYDIPLRCLLPQDIEGIIVAGRCISGTHEAHSSYRIMPVAMATGQAAGACAALASRMKITPKIVPVPDVQEELLRQGANLGNVR; this comes from the coding sequence ATGCCTCCGCTTACCCATCCAGCAAAACCTGTTTCAATACATTTGCCACCACGCTCAGCAACCGTTGCTGCTGAAACCGATGTATTGGTTATCGGCGGAGGTATGGCAGGTTTAGGTGCAGCTTTGGGGGCTGTTGCGGCAGGCGCCAGGGTGGTTTTAGCTGAACGTTACGGTTTTTTAGGTGGTCATGCAACTGCAGGTCTTGTTATGCCCTTTGCATCATGTTATACAGAACATCCGATCCATGAGAAACGTGGCTCAGTAACGTTGTTTCCTACGGATCATGGATCCGGTGTGCCAGTAGTTGCTGGTGTATTTATGATATTTCTCGAACAATTGGTAAAGGCTGGTGGAGCTGTTCCCCCTTCTCCGGAAACAGGTTATACTGTACCATTTGATCCGGAAATATTTAAGTCTGTTGCAATGAATATGTTAGATGAAGCAGGTGTGCATTTTCTATTTCATGCATTAGCAAGCGATATTATTCATAACCAGGAAAAGAGAGGCGTTGTTTTTGAGACAAAATCCGGACCCATAATCATTACGGCGCACGTTGTTATTGATTGCACAGGTGATGGTGATGTGGCAGCTAAGGCAGGCGCCCGATACGAAATAGGCAGAATTCAGGATGGGTTGACGCAACCGGCAACACTGATGTTCCGGATTGTGGGGTTTGAACAAGAAGCATTTAAAGCATATGTAAGAGACCATCCCGATCAGTGGTACGGCGTTCATGGACTCTGGAGCCTGATTCAAAAAGCATCTGATGCCGGTGAACTTGAATTGCCAAGAGAAGACATCCTATTTTTCGGAACCCCTCATGAGCGTGAAATCGGCGTTAACTGTACCCGTATAACCCAAATGCTGGGCATTGATGTTTGGGATCTGACTCATGCGGAACGGGAAGGGCGCCGGCAGATGCATCAGATTTTTCAATTTTTACAGCGCTATGTACCGGGCTTTGAGAAAGCCTACATTGTTCAAAGCGGAGTAAATGTAGGCATACGTGAGACAAGAAGGATTCTGGGAGAATATCAACTTACTGTGGATGATGTATTGCAGGTACGAATATTTGATGACGTAATTGCCCGTTGTGCATATCCAATTGATATTCATAATCCCAAGGGTAAAGGTACGGAGTTCAGGAAACTCCCTGCCGGCAAGGCATACGATATTCCCTTACGCTGTCTTTTACCACAGGATATTGAAGGAATTATAGTTGCCGGCCGCTGTATTTCCGGCACACACGAAGCTCATTCTTCATATCGTATCATGCCCGTTGCAATGGCAACAGGACAAGCAGCGGGGGCATGTGCTGCACTCGCATCCCGCATGAAAATAACACCAAAAATTGTTCCTGTCCCTGACGTTCAGGAGGAACTCTTGCGCCAGGGAGCGAATTTAGGTAATGTGCGATAA
- a CDS encoding VWA domain-containing protein, which yields MENNKDSLTDKKTTDGMIGKFRQKNWVKKLEVASGMPVVARVSRKKIVYLLMDCSGSMAENDKLLQAKKGAIGFADEAQKKEYAVGFIAFASHAEHILEPQNELAGLHAGIEKLSANGSTNMTEAIQIARNNLLQKAGEKVICIVTDGMPDDKKATLEAANELRTQGIEIMTIGTDDADKEFLEELATSKKLSRKVLRDQLEQGIISMAKMLSREN from the coding sequence ATGGAGAATAACAAAGACTCGTTAACTGACAAAAAGACTACAGATGGCATGATCGGGAAATTCCGGCAAAAAAATTGGGTCAAAAAACTTGAGGTGGCTTCGGGAATGCCAGTCGTGGCAAGGGTATCCCGTAAGAAAATTGTATATCTTCTTATGGACTGTTCAGGCAGTATGGCTGAAAATGACAAGCTGTTGCAGGCCAAAAAAGGCGCTATCGGATTTGCAGATGAAGCACAAAAAAAAGAATACGCTGTGGGATTTATTGCATTTGCGTCACATGCAGAACATATACTTGAACCGCAGAATGAACTTGCCGGTCTTCATGCCGGAATTGAAAAACTCTCCGCCAATGGTTCAACAAACATGACAGAAGCTATCCAAATAGCAAGAAACAATCTGTTACAGAAAGCCGGTGAGAAAGTCATCTGTATCGTGACCGATGGCATGCCGGATGATAAAAAAGCCACCCTGGAAGCAGCAAACGAATTAAGAACGCAGGGTATCGAAATAATGACGATAGGAACAGACGATGCTGACAAAGAATTTCTGGAAGAACTTGCGACCAGTAAGAAACTTTCACGGAAGGTCTTAAGAGACCAGCTTGAACAGGGTATTATTTCAATGGCAAAGATGTTGTCACGGGAAAACTGA
- a CDS encoding electron transport complex subunit E, whose amino-acid sequence MTEQNNLKEFTKGISQYNPLFVLVLGLCPSLAVTTSVKNGLAMGIAATFVLVCSNLIISIIRSYIPREIRIPCFIIIIAAFVTMVELLMKAYLPSELSTSLGIFIPLIVANCIILYRAESFAYKNGPVVSVLDGAGMGLGWTFSLVIVSAIREVLGAGTFFGVKVSESYNPASAMIMAPGAFIVLGLLLGFFNWRKLRRAEQVMKEYREND is encoded by the coding sequence ATGACAGAACAGAACAATCTTAAAGAATTTACTAAGGGGATATCCCAGTATAATCCGCTGTTTGTTTTGGTATTGGGATTATGCCCCAGCCTTGCAGTTACAACCTCGGTAAAAAACGGGCTGGCGATGGGTATTGCTGCAACTTTCGTGCTTGTTTGCTCGAATCTTATCATTTCTATAATACGGTCGTATATCCCCCGTGAAATCCGTATTCCTTGTTTTATTATTATTATTGCTGCTTTTGTAACCATGGTGGAACTGCTCATGAAAGCATATCTTCCATCGGAGCTAAGTACCTCCCTTGGTATCTTTATCCCCTTAATTGTAGCGAACTGTATTATTCTCTACCGTGCAGAATCGTTTGCCTATAAGAATGGACCAGTAGTTTCCGTGTTAGATGGTGCGGGTATGGGTTTGGGATGGACATTTTCACTGGTGATTGTTTCAGCCATAAGGGAAGTTCTGGGGGCCGGAACGTTTTTTGGAGTAAAAGTGTCGGAGTCGTATAATCCAGCTTCTGCAATGATTATGGCACCAGGCGCATTTATTGTGCTTGGATTGTTATTGGGATTTTTTAACTGGCGAAAGCTGAGAAGGGCCGAACAGGTTATGAAGGAATATAGGGAAAATGATTAA
- a CDS encoding RnfABCDGE type electron transport complex subunit A encodes MIKEIALIIVSVVFVNNFVLAKFLGLCPFLGVSQKTSAAMGMGVAVTFVMTLSSAITWVVYNYILLPGDANVVAYIFPSVGESGLIEVLKTISYILVIATLVQLVEVMLRKMAPALYESLGIYLPLITTNCAVLGVALLNTTNSPKHMGFLQANVQGFGAGIGFTVAMLLMSGIRERLALVNVPQSLRGIPIAFICTGLMALAFFGFSGMVQ; translated from the coding sequence ATGATTAAAGAAATTGCATTAATTATTGTAAGTGTGGTTTTTGTTAATAATTTTGTACTGGCGAAATTTCTGGGGCTTTGTCCTTTTCTCGGGGTTTCCCAAAAAACCTCAGCGGCAATGGGTATGGGTGTGGCAGTAACATTTGTCATGACACTTTCTTCTGCAATTACCTGGGTCGTGTATAATTATATTCTCCTGCCCGGAGATGCAAATGTTGTTGCATATATTTTTCCTTCGGTAGGCGAATCTGGTCTTATTGAGGTACTGAAGACGATAAGTTATATTCTTGTTATAGCAACACTGGTGCAATTGGTTGAGGTTATGCTCAGAAAGATGGCGCCTGCTCTTTATGAAAGTTTGGGGATTTATCTGCCGTTGATTACTACTAATTGTGCAGTTTTGGGCGTTGCGTTGTTAAACACAACGAACTCCCCAAAACATATGGGTTTTTTACAGGCAAATGTACAAGGGTTTGGTGCCGGAATTGGTTTTACGGTGGCAATGCTTCTGATGTCAGGTATCCGGGAACGTTTGGCTTTGGTTAATGTGCCGCAGTCCTTACGCGGCATTCCGATAGCTTTTATCTGTACGGGGCTTATGGCTCTGGCCTTTTTTGGATTTTCAGGGATGGTTCAGTAA
- a CDS encoding phosphoribosylanthranilate isomerase encodes MRVKICGITNSEDARNAVELSADALGFVFAKSPRRITKEQVRDIVKWLPPFITPVGVFVDEQVNTLKEICEFCNIHTVQLHGNEPPSYLKELNGFIIIKAFRIKDEDDLKPMAVYKSHAFLLDSYVKGAMGGTGVSFNWDIAKQARKYGTIILSGGLTPENVKEAIHRAKPYAIDVSSGVESSPGRKDRALIKRFIKNAKEESEVLKI; translated from the coding sequence ATGAGAGTTAAAATTTGCGGAATTACCAATAGCGAAGATGCACGGAATGCTGTGGAGTTGAGTGCTGACGCCTTGGGATTTGTCTTTGCAAAAAGCCCTCGCCGGATAACGAAGGAGCAAGTGAGGGATATTGTTAAATGGTTGCCCCCTTTTATTACACCGGTAGGGGTTTTTGTCGACGAGCAGGTTAACACTCTTAAAGAAATTTGTGAATTTTGTAATATCCATACCGTTCAGCTTCACGGTAATGAACCGCCTTCCTATCTAAAGGAACTTAACGGATTTATCATAATAAAAGCCTTCCGGATTAAGGATGAAGACGATCTGAAACCTATGGCTGTATACAAATCCCACGCCTTCTTACTGGATAGTTATGTTAAAGGGGCAATGGGTGGAACAGGGGTTTCTTTTAATTGGGATATTGCAAAACAGGCACGTAAATACGGAACCATCATTCTATCGGGCGGTTTAACCCCTGAAAATGTTAAAGAAGCGATTCATCGGGCAAAACCTTATGCAATAGATGTGTCCTCAGGCGTGGAATCCTCTCCCGGCAGGAAAGACAGAGCGTTGATAAAACGTTTTATCAAAAATGCAAAGGAAGAATCAGAGGTTCTTAAGATCTGA
- a CDS encoding aldo/keto reductase has protein sequence MKLKKNTITNRRDFLKGTFAFAAGLGLTKGLHSGFAGEPFSFTQSDEKDKGIPERRLGKTNKMVSMLCAGGYHIGRMKDEGYAIRMIHTALDEGVNFFDSAWSYNSGDSERRLGKALEGRRNKAFIMTKTRGRDKDTATNELHESLKRLKTGYLDLWQFHDVQTIKEVDTIFGEGGAVEAALQALKEGKILHVGITGHRNPEAINAAIQKYHSLIETIQIPVNLADPHYLSFVRQVIPEAVKHAIGILAMKTTANGVFQEDNIATVKESLYFAWSQPVTTLVSGMDSIEQLKENVSLARRFEKLSEKNQSQLLARTEPFGGTKTEFYKHPSTNWRVFPSRPLH, from the coding sequence ATGAAACTTAAGAAAAACACGATTACCAATCGCAGGGATTTTTTGAAAGGCACGTTCGCTTTTGCTGCAGGTCTTGGTCTTACAAAGGGTCTGCATTCCGGTTTTGCGGGAGAACCTTTTTCTTTCACTCAATCAGATGAAAAAGACAAAGGCATACCGGAACGCCGGCTTGGCAAAACAAACAAAATGGTTTCCATGCTTTGCGCAGGAGGCTATCACATTGGCCGGATGAAAGACGAAGGTTACGCCATCCGGATGATCCATACGGCCCTTGATGAAGGGGTAAATTTTTTTGATTCTGCCTGGAGCTATAACAGCGGTGACAGTGAGAGGCGCCTCGGAAAAGCGCTGGAAGGCCGGCGAAATAAGGCATTTATCATGACCAAAACCCGTGGACGGGATAAGGACACTGCAACAAATGAATTGCATGAGAGTCTCAAACGGCTGAAAACCGGCTATCTCGATCTCTGGCAGTTCCATGATGTGCAGACAATAAAGGAGGTAGATACTATTTTTGGGGAAGGAGGAGCCGTTGAGGCAGCCCTTCAGGCGCTGAAAGAGGGGAAGATCCTGCATGTGGGGATTACGGGACACCGGAACCCGGAAGCAATCAATGCAGCCATTCAAAAATACCATTCCCTTATTGAAACAATACAGATACCTGTGAATCTTGCAGATCCGCATTATCTGAGTTTTGTCCGACAAGTAATCCCGGAAGCCGTGAAGCATGCCATTGGGATTCTTGCAATGAAAACAACAGCAAACGGGGTATTCCAGGAAGACAACATAGCAACGGTAAAGGAGTCTCTCTATTTTGCCTGGAGTCAACCGGTCACTACCTTGGTTTCAGGCATGGACAGCATTGAACAACTGAAAGAGAACGTTTCCCTTGCACGCCGGTTTGAAAAGCTTTCAGAAAAAAACCAGTCCCAACTCCTTGCCAGGACAGAGCCATTTGGCGGGACGAAAACAGAATTTTACAAGCATCCCTCCACAAATTGGCGTGTTTTTCCTTCCCGGCCTCTGCATTAA
- a CDS encoding J domain-containing protein: protein MKDIIGFILVIVIILLLLLLAFGLFKVALVTLPACGIAIGIMFLTLYGFRAMKTHFLNSRGTLARVVIVQFNGHHLQWGLEESQIELYANARLATFFSILSGVMSVWLMLNILYKRGVFYDLTEFSSEANLIVGYIIAGIVLTGTIFRAKPAEIIKDGIWEQASCLVNRTNIHLERLKELFSLEASIALLARQLKISPPIDFKKEIQEFVNTHKNKLLTDTTKLNAMIEESIRRTEEYKIHLENINNHYRAAMKLYTVVAIEVNWTGSIPMIKEMEYDYEGLTSENLQSLLLQRKWDDFHDIVNEIMRDLQQLRELAIKYQEETGKEGENGNRKETDEEKAYRIMEISPAVSDEEIKKTYKELARNYHPDNAEQTTLGIKKLAEERFKEINWAYDFLKEIRNIR from the coding sequence ATGAAAGATATCATTGGTTTTATTCTGGTAATCGTTATCATTTTGCTTCTTTTGCTCCTGGCGTTTGGACTTTTCAAGGTTGCATTGGTTACGCTGCCAGCCTGCGGTATTGCCATCGGGATAATGTTTTTAACCCTCTATGGATTTCGTGCCATGAAAACCCACTTTCTCAACTCTCGCGGAACCCTAGCAAGGGTGGTTATCGTTCAGTTTAACGGACACCATTTGCAATGGGGACTGGAAGAATCTCAAATTGAACTGTATGCAAATGCCAGACTGGCAACCTTCTTCAGTATTCTATCGGGAGTAATGTCTGTCTGGTTAATGCTGAATATCCTGTATAAAAGAGGGGTGTTTTATGATCTGACAGAGTTTTCTTCTGAAGCCAATCTGATAGTAGGATATATTATAGCCGGAATTGTCCTTACCGGGACAATCTTCAGGGCAAAACCTGCCGAAATAATAAAAGACGGAATATGGGAACAGGCAAGTTGCCTGGTTAACCGGACAAATATCCATCTTGAAAGATTAAAAGAATTGTTTTCGCTGGAAGCTTCGATTGCATTACTTGCCCGGCAATTAAAAATATCCCCCCCTATTGATTTTAAAAAAGAGATTCAGGAATTTGTTAACACACATAAAAATAAACTCCTCACGGATACAACAAAACTCAATGCCATGATTGAAGAAAGTATCAGACGGACAGAAGAATACAAAATCCACTTAGAAAATATAAACAATCATTACCGTGCCGCAATGAAACTTTATACCGTGGTCGCTATTGAAGTAAACTGGACTGGCAGTATACCAATGATAAAGGAAATGGAATATGACTATGAAGGCTTAACCTCAGAAAATCTGCAATCCCTTCTGTTACAAAGAAAATGGGATGATTTTCACGATATCGTAAATGAAATCATGAGAGACCTTCAGCAATTGAGAGAACTAGCCATAAAGTATCAGGAAGAGACCGGGAAAGAAGGAGAAAATGGTAACCGGAAGGAAACGGATGAAGAAAAGGCATATCGTATTATGGAAATTTCACCTGCAGTATCAGATGAAGAAATAAAAAAAACCTATAAAGAACTGGCACGCAACTACCACCCGGACAATGCAGAACAAACTACCCTTGGCATTAAAAAGCTGGCAGAGGAGCGCTTTAAGGAGATCAACTGGGCATACGATTTTCTGAAAGAAATCCGTAATATCCGTTAA
- the purH gene encoding bifunctional phosphoribosylaminoimidazolecarboxamide formyltransferase/IMP cyclohydrolase, with protein sequence MAGIERALISVSDKTGIVEFARELQHLGVEIISTGGTAKLLKENTIDVIEISEYTGFPEIMDGRVKTLHPLVHGGLLALRDNETHKKQMKELRIKPIDMVVVNLYPFEKTIAKNGVSLEEAIENIDIGGPSMIRSASKNYRDVIVIVNPKHYEFIIEELKAGHNNISERMRFELAVEAFRTTGRYDRIIAHYLDSLDSAKEGYPSALSLDYVKRQPLRYGENPHQTAAFYVEENIQEPCVSNAQQIFGKELSFNNIIDLNAALELVKEFERPSAIVIKHTNPCGAASADTLAEAFEKAYSSDPVSAFGCILGLNMTVDIKTAEAITEPGHFVEAIIAPEFEEEAIKILTTKRKWGSSLRLLKTGTLSACPADTSAHDMKRVTGGMLLQTRDLTVYDPASIKFVTRKKPSEKEMTDLRFAFIVCKHVKSNSIVLVQNEAVVGIGAGQMSRIDSTEIAIKKAGERVKGAVMASDAFFPFRDNVDTAAKAGVAAIIQPGGSNRDEESIAAADEQEIAMVFTGQRHFRH encoded by the coding sequence ATGGCAGGAATAGAAAGAGCGCTTATTAGCGTTTCAGATAAAACAGGCATTGTAGAATTTGCCAGGGAACTGCAACATCTGGGAGTCGAAATAATCTCAACAGGCGGCACCGCTAAGCTGCTAAAAGAAAATACTATAGATGTTATTGAAATATCGGAATATACAGGATTTCCGGAGATTATGGATGGTCGTGTAAAAACCCTCCACCCTCTGGTACATGGCGGATTACTTGCCTTAAGGGATAATGAAACCCACAAAAAGCAAATGAAGGAACTGCGTATTAAACCTATCGATATGGTGGTAGTAAACCTCTATCCTTTTGAGAAAACAATTGCAAAAAATGGAGTAAGTCTCGAAGAGGCCATTGAGAATATTGATATTGGTGGTCCTTCAATGATCAGGTCTGCTTCCAAGAATTACCGGGATGTGATTGTTATTGTGAACCCAAAACACTATGAATTTATCATTGAAGAACTAAAAGCCGGACATAACAATATTTCCGAAAGAATGCGCTTTGAACTTGCTGTTGAAGCGTTCAGAACAACGGGCCGCTACGACAGGATTATTGCTCATTACCTCGACAGTCTGGACTCAGCGAAAGAAGGCTACCCGTCTGCCCTTTCACTCGATTATGTGAAACGCCAGCCATTACGCTATGGGGAAAATCCACACCAAACTGCCGCATTTTATGTAGAGGAAAATATTCAGGAACCGTGTGTTTCCAATGCCCAGCAGATATTCGGGAAAGAACTCTCATTTAATAATATCATTGATCTCAATGCAGCCCTGGAGCTCGTAAAAGAATTTGAGCGCCCCTCGGCTATTGTAATAAAGCATACAAATCCCTGCGGTGCTGCATCGGCAGACACCCTGGCAGAGGCATTTGAAAAGGCATACAGTAGTGATCCGGTATCGGCGTTCGGATGTATCCTCGGGTTGAATATGACTGTAGACATAAAAACGGCTGAAGCGATTACGGAACCGGGGCACTTTGTAGAGGCAATTATTGCACCGGAATTCGAAGAAGAGGCAATAAAGATATTGACAACAAAACGTAAATGGGGAAGCAGCTTAAGGCTTTTAAAGACAGGAACATTATCTGCATGCCCTGCAGACACTTCCGCTCACGATATGAAAAGGGTAACAGGCGGCATGCTCCTGCAAACAAGGGATTTAACGGTATATGATCCTGCCAGTATAAAATTTGTCACCAGGAAAAAACCCTCTGAAAAAGAAATGACTGACCTCCGGTTTGCCTTTATCGTCTGCAAACATGTAAAGTCCAACAGCATTGTACTTGTCCAAAATGAGGCTGTAGTAGGTATTGGTGCCGGTCAGATGAGCCGTATCGACTCCACTGAAATTGCCATAAAGAAGGCAGGTGAGCGGGTAAAAGGCGCAGTGATGGCTTCTGATGCCTTTTTCCCTTTCCGGGATAATGTTGATACAGCTGCAAAAGCCGGTGTTGCTGCAATCATTCAACCCGGAGGTTCCAACAGGGATGAGGAATCAATCGCTGCAGCCGACGAACAGGAAATAGCCATGGTATTTACCGGCCAGCGGCATTTCAGGCATTAA